The Bdellovibrio sp. NC01 genome includes the window ATACTCTTTAAGAATTGAGAAACTGCAGATTGAGAAGCGCCACAGGCTTCTTCTATCTCGCCTACAGATTTTTCACCGCTGGCCAGACTACAGAGTATTAACATCCTTTGGGGATGTGAAAGCTGCTTCATTAAGGCTGCAACTTCTTCACTTTTTTGTCTCATTTCGGACAGGACTTTTGGGTCACCTTGCTTTTTCATATTATTATATTATAATAACATAAAGTGTCAGTCAAGGAGAATAACCATGAACACGAATGGCATCCCAGAAATAGCCCCTCAGGAACTCGCCGCCATAATGGACAAAGTAACGCTTATAGATGTGCGCCAACCAGAAGAATTCGTCGGCGAATTATCACATATTCCCAAAGCTCAACTAGTCCCATTAGGACAGGCGTTGGATACATATCTAACAAATCACAAAAACAAAGATGAACAGATTGTCTTCGTTTGTCGTAGCGGAGCCCGCTCGGGAAGAGCAACTACGCAGAGTATGGAATTGGGCTTCACCAACACGATCAATCTTCAAGGCGGCATGATCTTGTGGAACAACCTGAATTTGCCTGTCGCGGGAGGAAAATAATGGACCCGTCTTTAGTTCTTTATCCTTTACTAGGAGGCGCAATCATAGGTGTCGCCGTCACGTTGATGCTGCTGTTTAACGGACGAGTTACTGGCATTAGCGGAATAGTTTCTTCTGCGATATCAACCAGAAGCTCGGATAACATGTGGCGATGGGCATTTCTTATCGGTCTTACTATTGGTGGCGTCATCATTCACCTTCTTCATCCTGATCTGCTAACAAATTTATCAAACCGCAATTTCTTGCAGATCATTATCGCCGGGGTTCTTGTGGGCTATGGAACCGTCATGGGCAGTGGTTGCACCAGTGGCCATGGAGTCTGCGGAATCAGCCGTTTCTCGATAAGATCTTTAATTGCTACTGCTACCTTTATACTATTCGGATTTCTTGCGGTCACAGCTTTGCGATTTTTAAATGGAGGCGCGCTATGAAAAATACCCAACAAAGTTTCGTCGCATTTATAGTGGGCCTACTCTTCGCTTTTGGGCTAGCACTTTCAGGAATGACTCAACCTCAAAAGGTCATCGGCTTTCTTGATCCGTGGAACTGGAATCCATCTTTGCTATTTGTGATGATTGGTGCAATCGGCGTTCACGTCATTAGTTATCCGATCGTTAAGAAACGAGCGTCACCACTTTTAGATACAAAATGGCACGTGCCAACACGAAAAGACATTACCGCACGATTGCTGCTCGGTTCGTTATTATTCGGAATTGGTTGGGGGTTGGGCGGCTATTGCCCCGGACCAGGCATTACTTCTATAGCAAGCGGTGATATGCGCGCAGTCTTTTTTGTCGGCGCCATGCTTGTTGGTATGTTGCTATTCAAAAAAACTGAACCTCTCTTAAAGCTCAAGGAGTAACAAACATGGCAACTTTCGGATTGATCGCAAGTTTTCTGATGGGAATCATTCTGGGCTTAATGGGGGGCGGCGGATCGATATTAACTGTTCCCATTTTGGTTTATCTTTTTAATATCACTCCGACAATCGCAACCGGATATTCGCTTTTCGTTGTCGGAATTACAGCGCTAGTTGGCAGTTTTATGTATATTCGAAAAGGAGATTTCGATTTTAAGGTCGGAATGGCCTTTGCGATACCCAGTGTGATTGGTGTTAATCTATCGCGTGGTTTAGTTATCCCCTTTATTCCTGACACGATATTTAGTTTCGGATTTCTTGAATTAACCAAAGAGATCCTTGTGATGATCGTGTTCGCAGTCCTTATGATCGCGGCATCTTACTCGATGATTAAAAGAAGAAAAGCCAACCCACCTTCTTCGAAAAACGAGCATTGGCGCATCATTCTTGTCGCAACTCAAGGTTTCGTTGTCGGATTGATTGCAGGTTTCGTCGGGGCTGGTGGAGGTTTTCTGATTATACCTGCCCTTGTTCTGCTGGCCGGTCTAACAATGAGAGTTGCCATTGGAACTTCGTTAACAATTATCGCCCTGCAATCTCTAATCGGCTTCGGTGGAGATATTTTACGGGGGAGCATTGTTGATTGGAAGCTCCTAGGTTTGATTGCTGGCACCGCGATGATCGGAATCGTTGCCGGCTCGCGTATCGCCCATAAAATAAATGAACAAAAGCTGAAAGTTTCATTCGGATGGTTCGTCTTAATTATTGGAGCAACCATCTTGCTTGAACAACTTCGTCACATTTCGATGTAGATAACAGGAGATTTTTATGATTCAAATCAAAGAATTTTTCGATAAAAATACATGGACCCTTACTTACGTCGTATGGGATGAAAACACCAAAGACGCCATCGTCATTGATCCGGTTATGGATTATGATTCCGCAGCTTCTAAAATCAGTGATGTTTCAGCTCAAGCTGTTATCGAATTTGTGCGCGCCCACGAATTACGTCTGCACTTCATTCTTGAAACTCACGCTCATGCCGATCATCTTAGTGGCTCTCAGATAATTAAAAGAGCCTTCCCAGAAGCGCAGATCGCAATTGGCGAAAAGATCACAAAGGTTCAGGAAATCTTTAAAGGCGTCTTTGGCTTGCCGGAAGAGTTTAAAACTGACGGCTCGCAGTTTGATCGCCTTATTAAAGATGGGGAAGAATTTTTAGCGGGCTCTATTAAAATCAAAACCTTTTTTACTCCAGGCCATACACCGGCTTGCGCTTCCTACTACATTGATGGAAATGTTTTCGTTGGTGATGCTTTATTTATGCCCGATTACGGCACGGGTCGCTGTGATTTTCCCGCTGGCAGTGCGACAGATTTGTATCGCTCCGTTCAC containing:
- a CDS encoding MBL fold metallo-hydrolase; translation: MIQIKEFFDKNTWTLTYVVWDENTKDAIVIDPVMDYDSAASKISDVSAQAVIEFVRAHELRLHFILETHAHADHLSGSQIIKRAFPEAQIAIGEKITKVQEIFKGVFGLPEEFKTDGSQFDRLIKDGEEFLAGSIKIKTFFTPGHTPACASYYIDGNVFVGDALFMPDYGTGRCDFPAGSATDLYRSVHGRIYELPEDTKVYTGHDYLPNGRALKFMSTIAEEKKENIQLKGTTALEDFVKLRNERDRTLAAPKLLLPSVQVNIDAGNLPPADQNGKRYLRIPIS
- a CDS encoding sulfite exporter TauE/SafE family protein, which produces MATFGLIASFLMGIILGLMGGGGSILTVPILVYLFNITPTIATGYSLFVVGITALVGSFMYIRKGDFDFKVGMAFAIPSVIGVNLSRGLVIPFIPDTIFSFGFLELTKEILVMIVFAVLMIAASYSMIKRRKANPPSSKNEHWRIILVATQGFVVGLIAGFVGAGGGFLIIPALVLLAGLTMRVAIGTSLTIIALQSLIGFGGDILRGSIVDWKLLGLIAGTAMIGIVAGSRIAHKINEQKLKVSFGWFVLIIGATILLEQLRHISM
- a CDS encoding rhodanese-like domain-containing protein, with translation MNTNGIPEIAPQELAAIMDKVTLIDVRQPEEFVGELSHIPKAQLVPLGQALDTYLTNHKNKDEQIVFVCRSGARSGRATTQSMELGFTNTINLQGGMILWNNLNLPVAGGK
- a CDS encoding YeeE/YedE family protein produces the protein MDPSLVLYPLLGGAIIGVAVTLMLLFNGRVTGISGIVSSAISTRSSDNMWRWAFLIGLTIGGVIIHLLHPDLLTNLSNRNFLQIIIAGVLVGYGTVMGSGCTSGHGVCGISRFSIRSLIATATFILFGFLAVTALRFLNGGAL
- a CDS encoding helix-turn-helix transcriptional regulator, with product MKKQGDPKVLSEMRQKSEEVAALMKQLSHPQRMLILCSLASGEKSVGEIEEACGASQSAVSQFLKSMRLEGLVEAQRDGKQVYYKIVDKRVLELIRSLYKIFCE
- a CDS encoding YeeE/YedE family protein, whose translation is MKNTQQSFVAFIVGLLFAFGLALSGMTQPQKVIGFLDPWNWNPSLLFVMIGAIGVHVISYPIVKKRASPLLDTKWHVPTRKDITARLLLGSLLFGIGWGLGGYCPGPGITSIASGDMRAVFFVGAMLVGMLLFKKTEPLLKLKE